In uncultured Bacteroides sp., the following proteins share a genomic window:
- a CDS encoding T9SS type A sorting domain-containing protein: MQVETYRWYADGYRYPIFETVESITYKNQKPLKHFNTAFFYSPDKHSYLNDDPKNQARLEELEKENKNGKGSSNGNDNSSGNNPNREIINYNVYIEKGSNSISIEYNLNRSADVAISLYDMQGRLLANYPKTKHPEGFYQKAIALDGFQLGEYLLRIVVNDKVYGEKIAKQN, encoded by the coding sequence ATGCAGGTTGAAACATACAGATGGTATGCGGATGGTTACCGTTATCCCATTTTTGAAACTGTAGAAAGCATTACTTACAAGAATCAAAAACCTCTTAAACATTTTAATACCGCCTTTTTCTATTCGCCTGATAAACATAGCTATCTGAATGATGATCCTAAAAATCAGGCAAGATTAGAAGAACTTGAAAAGGAAAATAAAAATGGTAAAGGTTCATCAAATGGAAATGATAACTCTTCAGGGAATAATCCCAATAGAGAAATTATTAATTATAATGTTTATATAGAGAAGGGAAGTAATAGCATTTCTATAGAGTATAATCTTAACCGGTCGGCAGATGTAGCCATTTCATTATATGACATGCAGGGAAGGCTATTGGCCAATTATCCTAAAACGAAGCATCCCGAAGGTTTCTACCAGAAAGCTATTGCCTTGGATGGTTTTCAGCTTGGCGAGTACTTGCTTCGAATTGTTGTCAATGATAAAGTTTATGGAGAAAAAATTGCTAAACAGAACTAA